One part of the Aneurinibacillus sp. REN35 genome encodes these proteins:
- a CDS encoding acyl-CoA mutase large subunit family protein translates to MGKNKTKKALQAWEEKVEARLAKVPERKEKFTTSSDIEVERVYFPEELTDEYMEQSGLPGEYPYTRGVQPTMYRGRFWTMRQYAGFGSAEETNKRFKYLLEQGQTGLSCAFDLPTQIGYDSDDEMSTGEVGKVGVAIDSLEDMEILLDGIPLDKVSTSMTINAPAAVLLAMYIAVGEKQGVSSEKVSGTIQNDILKEYIARGTYIFPPKPSMRLITDIFAYCAKHVPKWNTISISGYHIREAGSTAVQEVAFTLADAVAYVEAALEAGLDVDDFAPQLSFFFNGHNNFFEEIAKFRAARRIWSRLMKEKYGAKNPKSWQFRVHTQTGGSTLTAQQPDNNIVRVTVQALAAVLGGTQSLHTNSRDEALALPTEESARIALRTQQIIAYETGVTDTVDPLAGSYYVESLTDQIEEQVLEYLKKIEDMGGAVSAVEQGYMQREIHEKAYEFQKKVESGEEVVVGVNRFRVEGEKQPELLRVDPSLGKVQRAKLEQLRERRDNKQVQEKLEALREGAKGNDNLMPLILDAVRVYATIGEICGVLREEFGEYRPV, encoded by the coding sequence ATGGGCAAAAACAAAACAAAGAAAGCGCTTCAGGCGTGGGAAGAAAAAGTAGAAGCACGCCTAGCCAAAGTGCCGGAGCGCAAAGAGAAATTTACAACCTCGTCCGATATTGAAGTTGAGCGTGTATATTTTCCGGAAGAGTTGACGGATGAATACATGGAGCAATCCGGTCTGCCGGGTGAGTATCCGTATACGCGCGGCGTACAGCCGACGATGTACCGCGGCCGCTTCTGGACGATGCGCCAGTATGCAGGCTTTGGTTCTGCGGAAGAGACGAATAAGCGTTTTAAATACCTGCTTGAGCAGGGACAAACAGGGCTTAGTTGTGCCTTCGATCTACCGACCCAGATCGGCTATGATTCTGATGATGAGATGTCTACCGGTGAAGTGGGCAAGGTAGGGGTTGCCATCGATTCGCTTGAAGACATGGAGATTTTACTTGATGGCATTCCGCTTGACAAAGTAAGTACATCCATGACGATCAATGCACCGGCGGCCGTACTGCTTGCTATGTATATCGCTGTAGGCGAGAAGCAGGGCGTGTCCTCTGAGAAGGTATCAGGCACCATTCAGAACGATATTTTGAAAGAATATATTGCGCGTGGAACATATATTTTCCCCCCAAAACCATCCATGCGCTTAATTACGGATATTTTCGCATACTGCGCGAAGCATGTTCCAAAATGGAACACAATCAGCATTAGCGGCTACCACATTCGTGAAGCAGGTTCTACAGCGGTACAGGAAGTGGCGTTCACGCTTGCAGACGCGGTAGCGTATGTAGAAGCTGCGCTTGAAGCAGGCTTAGATGTAGATGATTTTGCACCGCAGCTATCCTTCTTCTTCAACGGCCACAACAATTTCTTTGAAGAAATCGCCAAATTCCGTGCGGCGCGCCGTATCTGGTCTCGCTTAATGAAAGAAAAGTACGGAGCAAAAAATCCAAAATCCTGGCAGTTCCGCGTACATACACAGACGGGCGGTTCCACTCTTACCGCACAGCAGCCGGATAATAACATTGTCCGTGTAACGGTTCAGGCACTGGCTGCGGTACTGGGCGGAACGCAGAGCTTGCACACGAACTCCCGTGATGAAGCGTTGGCGCTGCCAACAGAGGAATCCGCTCGCATTGCGCTGCGTACCCAGCAGATTATTGCCTATGAAACAGGCGTTACCGATACGGTTGATCCGCTTGCAGGATCATACTATGTAGAAAGCCTGACCGACCAGATCGAGGAGCAGGTGCTTGAGTATCTGAAGAAGATTGAAGACATGGGCGGTGCTGTGTCAGCGGTAGAGCAAGGATATATGCAGCGCGAAATTCACGAGAAAGCATACGAGTTCCAGAAGAAAGTGGAATCCGGTGAGGAAGTAGTGGTAGGTGTAAACCGTTTCCGTGTCGAAGGAGAGAAGCAGCCGGAACTGCTCCGTGTTGATCCGAGTCTAGGCAAAGTACAGCGTGCCAAGCTGGAGCAGCTTCGCGAACGCCGCGACAACAAGCAAGTGCAAGAGAAGCTCGAAGCGTTACGTGAAGGCGCTAAAGGAAACGATAATTTAATGCCGCTTATTTTGGACGCGGTCCGCGTGTACGCTACCATCGGAGAGATCTGTGGCGTATTGCGCGAAGAATTCGGCGAATACCGTCCGGTGTAA
- a CDS encoding thiamine pyrophosphate-dependent dehydrogenase E1 component subunit alpha: MAENRHQTVGLTDEQVLDMYYYMLLARKIDERMWLLNRAGKIPFVISCQGQEAAQVGAAFAFDRETDYACPYYRDMGVVLAFGMNAKDMMLSAFAKAEDPNSGGRQMPGHFGSRKHNILTGSSPVTTQVPHAVGLALAGRMEGKNPAVFTSFGEGSSNQGDFHEGANFAGVHKLPVVFFCENNKYAISVPLTKQLACKSVADRAIGYGFPGVSIDGNDPIEVYKATKEAVDRGRRGEGPTLIEAVTYRLVPHSSDDDDRSYRSREEVEEAKKKDPILRFASYLREVGLLTDEKDKEMNDQVAQEVDEATEYAENAPYPEPESTLAHVYAE; the protein is encoded by the coding sequence ATGGCGGAAAATCGTCATCAGACAGTAGGTTTAACCGATGAACAAGTACTGGACATGTACTATTATATGCTCTTAGCCCGCAAAATCGATGAACGCATGTGGTTGTTGAACAGGGCGGGAAAAATTCCATTCGTTATCTCCTGCCAAGGGCAGGAAGCGGCACAGGTAGGCGCAGCTTTTGCATTTGACCGTGAAACGGACTATGCCTGCCCGTACTATCGTGACATGGGTGTTGTGCTGGCATTCGGTATGAATGCAAAAGATATGATGCTATCGGCATTTGCGAAAGCGGAAGATCCCAACAGCGGCGGACGGCAGATGCCGGGTCACTTTGGCAGCCGCAAGCACAATATTCTTACCGGCTCAAGCCCGGTAACAACACAGGTTCCGCATGCGGTAGGACTTGCGCTTGCAGGACGGATGGAAGGCAAGAACCCTGCGGTATTTACATCTTTTGGCGAAGGCTCAAGCAATCAGGGTGACTTCCATGAGGGTGCTAACTTTGCGGGAGTACACAAGCTTCCGGTTGTTTTCTTCTGCGAGAACAATAAATACGCAATTTCTGTACCGCTTACAAAGCAGCTTGCCTGCAAAAGCGTAGCGGATAGAGCGATTGGTTATGGTTTCCCGGGTGTATCCATTGACGGAAACGATCCGATTGAAGTATACAAAGCGACCAAGGAAGCGGTGGATCGCGGTCGCCGCGGCGAGGGTCCAACGCTCATTGAAGCAGTCACATACCGTCTTGTTCCGCATTCAAGTGATGATGATGACCGATCGTATCGTTCGCGTGAAGAGGTAGAGGAAGCGAAGAAGAAGGATCCGATTCTGCGATTTGCCTCCTATCTGCGTGAAGTCGGTCTATTGACGGATGAGAAAGATAAAGAGATGAACGATCAAGTAGCGCAAGAAGTAGATGAAGCAACTGAATATGCTGAGAATGCGCCATATCCAGAGCCGGAATCAACGCTTGCGCATGTGTATGCGGAATAA
- a CDS encoding acyl-CoA carboxylase subunit beta yields MYEKIDEMYERRRKVELGGGDKRIDAQHNRGKLTARERIDLFLDEGTFVELNPFIEHRATSFGMDKLEGPGEGVVTGYGKVHGRLVFIFSQDFTVFGGALGEMHAMKIARIMDLAAKNGAPIIGLNDSGGARIQEGVESLDGYGHVFYRNSIYSGVIPQISVIMGPCAGGAVYSPAITDFVCMVEKTSQMFITGPKVIEAVTGEKITSENLGGAKVHASISGNAHFIAPSEPEMLDQVRRLLSFLPQNNMEDPPVVPPAEADEGWDDELAEIVPIAATKVYDVRKVIHKIVDGGDFLEVQPDFAKNVVIGLGRIDGHSVGIIANQPKFMAGGLDINSSDKLSRFVRFCDAFNIPLITFEDVSGFFPGINQEHGGIIRHGAKILYAYSEATVPKITVILRKAFGGAYVALNSKAIGADVVYAWPNAEIAVMGAEGAANIIFAREIENSENPAETRQAKIQEYRERFANPYVAASRGMVDDVIDPRETRKKLREALDMLRTKRDTRPAKKHGNIPL; encoded by the coding sequence ATGTATGAGAAAATTGATGAAATGTATGAACGTCGCCGCAAAGTGGAGCTTGGCGGTGGAGATAAGCGTATTGATGCACAGCATAACCGCGGTAAATTGACAGCACGCGAGAGAATCGATTTGTTTTTGGATGAGGGTACTTTCGTAGAATTGAATCCGTTCATTGAACATCGGGCGACAAGCTTTGGTATGGATAAGCTAGAAGGTCCAGGTGAGGGTGTAGTTACCGGCTACGGTAAAGTACACGGCCGCCTTGTATTTATTTTCTCTCAGGATTTCACCGTGTTCGGTGGTGCGTTAGGTGAGATGCATGCGATGAAAATTGCACGCATTATGGACTTGGCAGCCAAAAACGGTGCGCCGATTATCGGCCTCAATGATTCTGGCGGTGCGCGCATCCAAGAAGGGGTCGAATCGCTAGACGGCTATGGTCATGTATTCTACCGCAACTCCATTTATTCCGGCGTCATTCCTCAAATCTCTGTCATCATGGGACCATGCGCAGGCGGCGCTGTATATTCACCAGCCATTACAGACTTTGTCTGCATGGTGGAGAAGACAAGCCAGATGTTTATCACGGGTCCGAAGGTAATTGAGGCTGTTACCGGAGAGAAAATCACGTCTGAGAACTTAGGTGGCGCGAAGGTGCATGCGTCCATTAGCGGGAATGCACATTTTATCGCCCCTTCCGAGCCGGAGATGCTAGATCAGGTACGCCGCTTGTTGAGCTTCCTGCCGCAGAACAATATGGAAGATCCGCCGGTCGTTCCGCCTGCAGAAGCAGACGAGGGTTGGGATGATGAGCTGGCAGAGATTGTACCGATTGCTGCGACGAAGGTGTATGATGTGCGTAAAGTCATCCACAAAATCGTAGACGGCGGCGATTTCTTAGAAGTGCAGCCTGATTTTGCGAAGAATGTTGTTATCGGTTTGGGGCGAATTGACGGCCATTCCGTAGGGATCATTGCCAACCAGCCGAAATTCATGGCCGGAGGGCTTGATATTAACTCCTCGGATAAACTCTCACGCTTTGTCCGCTTCTGTGACGCGTTTAATATTCCGCTGATTACATTTGAAGATGTATCAGGCTTCTTCCCTGGTATCAACCAGGAGCATGGTGGCATTATTCGTCACGGTGCGAAGATTTTGTACGCGTACTCTGAAGCGACGGTGCCGAAGATTACGGTCATTCTGCGTAAAGCGTTCGGCGGCGCTTATGTGGCTCTGAATTCAAAAGCAATCGGTGCAGACGTCGTCTATGCATGGCCAAATGCCGAAATTGCGGTAATGGGTGCAGAGGGCGCAGCTAATATTATTTTTGCACGTGAAATTGAAAACAGCGAAAATCCTGCGGAAACACGCCAGGCCAAAATTCAAGAGTATCGTGAGCGTTTTGCCAATCCATATGTTGCGGCAAGCCGCGGCATGGTAGACGATGTTATTGATCCGCGTGAGACGCGGAAAAAATTGCGTGAAGCGTTAGATATGCTGCGCACCAAGCGGGATACGCGTCCGGCGAAAAAGCACGGCAATATCCCGTTGTAA
- a CDS encoding alpha-ketoacid dehydrogenase subunit beta, whose translation MAIISYIDAVTQALREEMQRDKRVFVMGEDVGVRGGVFRATNGLYEEFGEERVIDTPLAESAIAGVAIGAAAYGMRPVAEMQFADFIMPAVNQIVSEAAKMRYRSNNDWHCPLVIRAPYGGGVHGALYHSQSVEAMFNSTPGLKVVAPSTPYDVKGMLKAAIRDEDPVLFFEHKRCYRLIKGEVPETDYTVPLGKADVKREGEDITVISYGLMLHFALQAAEKLAEEGISAHVLDLRTLYPLDKESIVEAARKTGKVLIIHEDNKEGGVGGEVAAIIAEECLFDLDAPIKRLAGPDVPAMPYSPTLEKFFMLTPDKVTAAMRELAEF comes from the coding sequence ATGGCAATCATTTCATATATTGATGCAGTAACCCAGGCTCTGCGTGAAGAGATGCAGCGTGATAAGCGTGTATTTGTTATGGGAGAAGATGTAGGTGTGCGCGGCGGTGTATTTCGTGCAACGAACGGACTGTATGAAGAATTCGGTGAGGAACGCGTCATTGATACTCCGCTTGCTGAATCCGCTATTGCAGGTGTTGCCATTGGTGCGGCAGCATACGGTATGCGTCCGGTAGCGGAGATGCAGTTTGCTGATTTTATTATGCCAGCTGTTAATCAGATCGTGAGCGAAGCGGCAAAGATGCGCTATCGTTCCAATAACGATTGGCATTGCCCGCTTGTTATCCGTGCACCGTATGGTGGCGGTGTCCACGGTGCGCTGTACCATTCACAGAGCGTAGAAGCGATGTTCAACAGTACACCAGGGCTTAAAGTAGTAGCACCTTCTACTCCATATGACGTAAAGGGAATGCTAAAAGCCGCGATTCGTGATGAGGATCCTGTTCTTTTCTTTGAGCACAAGCGCTGCTATCGCCTTATTAAAGGAGAGGTTCCTGAGACGGATTATACCGTGCCGTTAGGCAAAGCTGACGTTAAGCGTGAGGGTGAGGATATTACGGTAATCAGCTATGGTCTCATGCTTCATTTTGCGCTTCAAGCAGCAGAAAAGCTGGCTGAAGAGGGCATCAGCGCGCACGTCCTTGATCTGCGTACCCTTTATCCGCTTGATAAGGAAAGCATTGTAGAGGCGGCACGCAAAACAGGTAAAGTATTAATTATTCATGAAGACAATAAGGAAGGCGGCGTCGGTGGCGAGGTAGCTGCTATTATCGCGGAAGAATGCCTGTTTGATCTTGATGCGCCTATTAAGCGTCTGGCTGGGCCGGATGTACCGGCGATGCCATATAGTCCGACGCTTGAGAAGTTCTTCATGCTTACTCCAGACAAAGTAACGGCCGCCATGCGCGAATTGGCCGAATTTTAA
- a CDS encoding dihydrolipoamide acetyltransferase family protein, which produces MATEVLMPQLGESVTEGTIAKWLVKPGDKVKKYEPLCEVTTDKVNAEVPSTIEGTVTELVAEEGDTLAVGGLICYIATEGGVEEAAETAQPANTQETASEMPAAESPKTQLSSAAKQGGTTAAKAAGKRYSPAVLRLAQENDIDLAHIEGTGQEGRITRKDVLAFIEQGGKATQPTTSAAQPTASSKEQTSAAPKAPAPSTRPASSTPEVSTYQGDTEIPVSNIRKTIANRMVQSKHEAPHAWTMVEVDMTNLVKLRNNVKAEFKTKEGFNLTFLPFFIKAVVESIKEFPIMNSVWAGDKIIMRKNINISIAVATDDALFVPVIKDADQKSIYGIARSVDELAAKARSGKLSMDDMSGGTFTVNNTGSFGSVLSAPIINQPQAAIVSMESIVKRPVVIDDMIAIRDMANLCLSLDHRVLDGLVCGRFLQSVKQKLESYNSKTSIY; this is translated from the coding sequence ATGGCAACCGAAGTGCTTATGCCCCAATTAGGCGAATCTGTTACGGAAGGCACCATCGCCAAATGGCTGGTGAAACCGGGCGATAAAGTAAAGAAATACGAACCATTGTGCGAAGTAACGACAGATAAGGTGAATGCTGAGGTACCGTCTACGATCGAAGGAACTGTAACGGAACTGGTGGCCGAGGAAGGTGACACACTTGCTGTTGGTGGGTTGATTTGTTATATCGCTACAGAAGGTGGAGTAGAGGAGGCAGCTGAGACGGCTCAGCCTGCCAATACACAGGAGACCGCTTCTGAGATGCCGGCAGCCGAATCGCCGAAGACGCAGCTTTCTTCTGCGGCGAAGCAGGGCGGCACAACAGCGGCGAAAGCAGCCGGGAAGCGCTATTCTCCCGCTGTGCTGCGATTAGCGCAGGAGAACGACATTGATCTAGCGCATATTGAAGGAACAGGACAGGAAGGGCGCATCACCCGTAAAGATGTGCTTGCCTTTATTGAGCAGGGCGGCAAAGCGACTCAGCCTACTACAAGCGCGGCTCAGCCAACCGCTTCTTCAAAAGAGCAGACATCAGCGGCACCAAAAGCCCCCGCTCCGAGTACGCGTCCTGCAAGCAGCACACCGGAAGTATCCACATACCAGGGTGATACAGAAATCCCTGTTAGCAATATCCGCAAAACAATCGCGAACCGTATGGTGCAGAGCAAGCACGAAGCGCCGCATGCTTGGACAATGGTCGAAGTTGATATGACCAATCTAGTAAAGCTGCGCAACAATGTCAAAGCCGAGTTTAAGACGAAGGAAGGCTTCAATCTTACTTTCTTGCCGTTCTTTATTAAAGCGGTCGTTGAATCCATTAAGGAGTTCCCGATTATGAACTCCGTGTGGGCTGGCGATAAAATCATCATGCGTAAAAACATCAACATTTCAATCGCGGTTGCAACGGATGACGCGTTGTTTGTGCCTGTGATTAAGGATGCCGACCAGAAGAGCATTTACGGCATTGCTCGTTCGGTGGATGAGCTGGCGGCAAAGGCGCGCAGCGGCAAGCTTTCCATGGATGATATGTCAGGCGGTACCTTTACTGTCAACAATACGGGTTCATTCGGTTCGGTATTGTCTGCTCCGATCATCAATCAGCCGCAGGCAGCAATCGTCAGCATGGAATCTATTGTGAAGCGTCCGGTTGTAATTGATGATATGATCGCGATTCGCGACATGGCGAACCTGTGTCTCTCACTTGATCACCGTGTGCTTGACGGTCTTGTATGCGGCCGTTTCCTGCAAAGTGTTAAACAGAAGCTTGAGTCATATAACTCTAAGACGAGTATTTATTAA
- the lpdA gene encoding dihydrolipoyl dehydrogenase, producing MSNEYDVVVLGGGTGGYVAAIRASQLGLKVAVVEKDKLGGTCLHRGCIPSKALLRSAEVYHTLKNGAQYGVEAGDIGINFLKMQERKQGIVDQLHKGVQHLMKQGKIDVYEGTGRIMGPSIFSPQAGAINIEYKNGESEILVPKFVLIATGSRPRTLPGLTIDKEVVLTSDEALALTELPKSVLIIGGGVIGIEWASLFNDLGVEVQVVEYADRILPLEDEEVSKEMGRLLKKRKIKVHTGAKVLPETLSIGEGGAVIKAEQNGKEIELSAEKVLVSVGRQANIEDIGLNNVEAEVENGYIKVNNMFQTGEAHIYAIGDVIGGLQLAHVASHEGIVAVEHMAGQHPHPIDYTMVPKCTYSRPEVANVGLSEAEAVAKGYSVKTGKFNFRAIGKALVYGEHDGFVKLVVDAETNDVLGVHMIGPHVTDLIAEGALARVLDATPWEIAHTIHPHPTLSEIMGEAALAVEGKAIHS from the coding sequence ATGTCCAATGAATATGATGTAGTGGTGCTCGGTGGAGGTACGGGCGGCTATGTAGCCGCCATTCGTGCCTCCCAGCTGGGCTTAAAAGTGGCAGTGGTTGAGAAGGATAAACTGGGTGGCACATGTCTGCATCGAGGATGCATTCCGAGCAAGGCGCTGCTTCGTAGTGCGGAAGTATACCATACATTAAAAAACGGTGCGCAGTACGGAGTTGAAGCTGGCGATATCGGCATTAACTTTTTGAAAATGCAGGAGCGTAAACAGGGAATCGTAGATCAGCTCCATAAAGGTGTGCAGCACCTGATGAAGCAGGGGAAAATCGATGTATACGAAGGCACCGGCCGTATTATGGGACCGTCTATTTTCTCACCGCAGGCCGGAGCGATCAATATTGAGTATAAAAATGGCGAATCAGAAATTCTGGTTCCGAAATTTGTGCTGATTGCAACAGGATCTCGTCCGCGTACGCTGCCGGGATTGACGATTGATAAAGAGGTCGTACTTACAAGTGATGAAGCGCTTGCGCTTACTGAGCTGCCTAAGTCTGTTCTCATTATCGGCGGCGGTGTAATCGGAATTGAGTGGGCTTCTCTGTTCAATGATCTTGGGGTTGAAGTTCAGGTTGTGGAATATGCAGACCGCATTCTTCCGCTTGAGGATGAAGAAGTTAGCAAAGAAATGGGCCGTCTGCTCAAAAAGCGCAAAATTAAGGTACATACCGGAGCAAAGGTACTGCCAGAAACGCTCTCAATTGGTGAAGGCGGGGCAGTAATCAAGGCGGAGCAGAATGGTAAAGAAATTGAATTGTCGGCAGAGAAAGTTCTTGTTTCGGTAGGTCGTCAGGCAAACATTGAAGATATCGGTTTAAACAACGTCGAAGCAGAAGTGGAAAACGGCTATATTAAAGTCAATAACATGTTCCAAACAGGCGAAGCGCATATTTATGCGATTGGTGATGTGATCGGCGGCCTTCAATTGGCTCATGTTGCATCACATGAGGGCATTGTCGCCGTTGAGCATATGGCAGGGCAGCATCCGCACCCAATCGATTATACGATGGTGCCGAAATGTACGTATAGTCGTCCTGAGGTAGCCAATGTAGGGCTTAGTGAAGCAGAAGCCGTAGCAAAAGGCTATAGCGTCAAAACAGGAAAATTCAATTTCCGGGCCATCGGCAAAGCGTTGGTTTACGGTGAGCATGACGGATTCGTTAAGCTTGTAGTAGATGCAGAAACCAATGATGTGCTGGGTGTACACATGATCGGCCCGCATGTAACCGATTTGATTGCGGAAGGTGCACTGGCGCGTGTGCTGGATGCCACTCCATGGGAAATTGCCCATACGATTCATCCGCATCCAACGCTCTCGGAAATCATGGGCGAAGCAGCACTTGCGGTGGAAGGCAAAGCGATTCATTCTTAA
- the mce gene encoding methylmalonyl-CoA epimerase — MERTIRVLVAKPGLDGHDRGALVIAQALRDEGMEVVYTGLRQTPAQIVASAIQEDVDVIGLSCLSGAHNELFPEVIRLLKEHGAEDIVVIGGGVIPDEDIPYLEEQGVAKVFTPGTKTKDTADFIRHKVQENKGTAEPIMSSPEKIEHIGIAVKNMDEAVAFYTQMLGLKLVGFETVESEHVRVAFLEIGETHIELLEPTSDESAIAKFIEKKGEGIHHIALKVDQQTERLAKLKEAGVKVITDTPKLGAHNNMVAFLHPKATQGVLLELCQKAETPELSGHADKH; from the coding sequence ATGGAGAGAACAATACGCGTACTTGTAGCAAAACCAGGACTTGACGGACATGATCGCGGCGCGCTTGTCATTGCGCAGGCGCTGCGTGACGAAGGGATGGAAGTCGTATATACAGGTCTTCGCCAGACACCGGCCCAGATCGTCGCAAGTGCGATTCAGGAAGATGTAGATGTGATCGGACTTTCCTGCCTGTCTGGTGCACACAATGAATTATTTCCTGAAGTCATTCGTCTACTAAAAGAACACGGAGCAGAGGATATCGTTGTGATTGGCGGCGGCGTTATTCCGGATGAGGATATTCCATATCTTGAAGAGCAAGGGGTGGCAAAAGTATTCACCCCAGGAACAAAGACAAAAGACACGGCTGACTTTATCCGTCACAAAGTGCAGGAGAACAAGGGTACAGCAGAGCCCATCATGAGTTCGCCTGAAAAAATTGAACATATCGGCATTGCCGTTAAGAATATGGATGAAGCGGTAGCGTTTTATACGCAGATGCTTGGTCTAAAGCTCGTCGGTTTTGAAACAGTAGAAAGCGAACATGTACGTGTTGCATTTCTAGAGATTGGCGAGACGCATATTGAACTTTTAGAGCCGACAAGTGATGAGAGTGCCATTGCCAAGTTTATTGAGAAGAAGGGTGAAGGTATTCATCATATTGCGCTAAAAGTCGATCAGCAAACAGAGCGTCTGGCAAAGCTTAAAGAAGCCGGCGTAAAGGTGATTACGGACACGCCGAAGCTTGGCGCACATAATAATATGGTTGCCTTCCTGCATCCAAAGGCAACGCAAGGCGTGCTGCTCGAACTTTGCCAGAAAGCGGAGACACCAGAATTATCAGGCCATGCTGACAAACACTAA
- the bcd gene encoding branched-chain amino acid dehydrogenase, whose amino-acid sequence MNIFEYMEKYDYEQLVFCQDQNSGLKAIIAIHDTTLGPALGGTRMWTYDTEADAIEDALRLARGMTYKAAGAGLNLGGGKAVIIGDPRKDKNEEMFRAFGRYIQGLNGRYITAEDVGTTVADMDTIHMETDYVTGVSPAFGSSGNPSPVTAYGVYRGMKAAAKAAFGTDDLSGKTIAVQGVGNVAYNLCRHLHEEGAELIVTDINKDNVQRAVDEFGAKAVDPNDIYSQTCDIFSPCALGAVINDTTIPQIKAQVIAGAANNQLREERHGDIIQEMGIVYAPDYIINAGGLINVADELQGYNRDRAMKKVESIYDNIQKVIDISKRDNIPTYRAADRMCEERIVSMQRSRSTFLADGKHELSRIHHK is encoded by the coding sequence ATGAATATTTTTGAGTACATGGAAAAGTATGATTACGAACAATTGGTATTCTGCCAAGATCAGAATTCCGGTTTAAAAGCGATTATCGCAATACATGATACGACGCTCGGCCCTGCACTCGGCGGGACGCGCATGTGGACATATGATACAGAGGCAGATGCGATTGAGGATGCACTGCGCCTAGCACGCGGAATGACTTATAAAGCGGCTGGTGCAGGTCTTAATCTAGGCGGCGGAAAAGCCGTTATCATCGGAGATCCGCGTAAAGACAAAAATGAAGAAATGTTCCGGGCTTTTGGCCGTTATATTCAAGGGCTCAATGGCCGCTATATTACAGCGGAAGATGTGGGAACGACAGTTGCAGATATGGATACAATTCATATGGAGACCGACTATGTTACCGGCGTTTCACCTGCATTTGGCAGCAGCGGTAATCCATCCCCGGTTACTGCATACGGTGTATACCGCGGCATGAAAGCGGCAGCTAAAGCAGCCTTCGGCACGGATGATCTCAGCGGTAAGACGATTGCCGTACAGGGTGTGGGGAACGTAGCCTATAATCTGTGCCGTCATCTGCATGAAGAAGGAGCAGAGCTTATCGTTACAGATATTAATAAAGATAACGTACAGCGCGCAGTGGATGAGTTCGGAGCAAAGGCAGTAGACCCGAATGACATCTACAGCCAAACATGCGACATCTTCTCTCCATGTGCCCTAGGAGCAGTGATCAACGATACGACCATTCCGCAGATCAAAGCGCAGGTAATTGCCGGTGCAGCGAATAACCAACTGCGTGAAGAGCGTCACGGTGACATCATCCAGGAGATGGGAATCGTCTACGCTCCTGACTATATCATTAATGCAGGTGGCTTGATCAATGTCGCAGATGAGCTTCAGGGCTATAATCGTGACCGCGCAATGAAAAAAGTTGAAAGCATCTATGACAACATCCAAAAGGTCATTGACATTTCCAAGCGGGATAATATTCCGACATACCGAGCTGCCGACCGTATGTGCGAAGAGCGTATTGTTAGCATGCAGCGCTCACGCAGCACGTTTCTTGCAGACGGCAAGCATGAATTGTCCCGCATCCACCATAAATAG